CAGCGGCAGGTCGAGGCGGCGGTGCAGGATGCGTCGAAACGCAAGATCAGCCGCACGGCGACTTTCGAGATCGTCTGGAAGCGGCTGCAGAAGGTAAAGAAGGAAGAGCGGCCACTGCCCATCCCGCCGGTGCCGCCGGCGCAGAACCGCGCCACCATTCCCTACCTGACCGAGCCCTGGTACTGTTGAGCCGAGCCCACCAGCGGCCAGTTGGCCGCTTTCTGACGCCGTCTTTGCGGGGCGTCTGAGCCCCGCAGGCGTCATCCTGAGCGAAGCGAAGGATCTAAAAATGCGCAAGCGGATCGTCTGCATCACCCGCCGGGACCGCGCCGAGGACCCGCACCGCCACATCTCGCACGTCGGCATCGGGGACGATGACGGCTGGAAGGAAGTGCTGATGGTGGAGGAGGTCGTCGCGCACCTGCGACGCGCGAACGGCGACCGCTTCTACGTGCGCGGGCGAGACGGATGGGAGGCCGAGGTAAAGCTGGGGAAGTGCCCATTCTGTCCCGATCCGCATGAGGCGCTGTGCTCGGTGGCCGACCTGAGCGCGAAAGACAAGTTGCTGACACTGGCGGCGTGCGGCGACATGTGAGCTTAGGAGTTCCTTCCTGTCCAGTACTCGCCCGAGATAACGCGACGGACGAATTGTTCAAACGATGGTGCGATTTCGGCTACCACGCGGATCCGATCACGCGTAAGGACATCCTCGTGATCGAGTTGGACAACAGGCGCATCGCCTTGCTTGCCGCGTTTGGTATCGAAGCACACGGGATCGTAGCCACCACCTGATTGCTGTCCAAATTGGAGGAATCCGTGCCGGTGCAGGAGAGGATACATTCCTTCATCTGCGACGATGCAGCGGGACAGTTCGTGGAAGACGTCTGTTCCGGTATTGGCGAAGAACATTATTGGCCCTGCTTCGAACTCTGCGAATCTGTAATGCACGATTAGAGACCGGTACAGCATCGGGAACGAGTGAGGGAGCAAGTCCTCGAGCGCCGCTACCCAAGGGTTCGATTCTGCCGGACGGATCTCCCACTCAAACATATCGCTAATGTCCGAAAGCTCCTTGGTGCGAAGCTCCTGCGGGACATCGTCGTCAAATAGCGGTTCGAGACCATTGCTGTTCAGCGCTGCGACGAACTCCTCAATCAACTCGTTCGGAGTTTCTCGCATGGCTACTCCGCGCTGGTGCTGGGCGCGCTGGAGACCGGGCCGATGACCTGCCAGACGGTGTCGAGCACGGAACCATCCACCCACTTGACGACCGCGACCGGGCGGTCGCCCAGCTTCGGCTTCTGCGGCTTGCCGCCGCAGATCTTCTCGACTTCCTTCTGAATGTCCTGGATGGGGCGAATGGGAAGCCTGGAGCCTCTGGTCGCGTCGATCAGGTCCTGGCGCCGTGGGTTGATGGCGATGCCACGTTCGGTCACGACCACATCGATCAGTTCGCCGGGGCCGGTGAGGGTCGTGACCTTGTCCACGATGACCGGGATGCGGTCGCGGAACGAGGGCACCGCCAGGATGGTGCAGCCGGAGAACAGGCAGTTCTGCCAGCCGCCGATGCCGTGCAGCAGGCGGCCGTCGGAGTGAGTGACCACGTTGCCGTTGAAGTGGACGTCCACCTCGGTGGCGCCCAGTACCACCGCGTCGACGAACTGGCCGTAGAAGCCCTTGCCGTGGAAGTTGTAGCTGGTGAAGGGTGAGGTGGGGATATGGCGTGGGTCGCTGGCGATGGATCGCACGCCGGCGAGGTCGAAGGTCTGGCCGTCGAGGATGTAATCGGTGAGGCCGTCCTTGAGGAGATCGACCAGAAACTGGGTGGAGCCACCGCGGACGAAGCGGGCACGCACGCCGGCTTCTTTCATCATGTCGCGCAGGTACTGGACGAAAGCCAGCGCGATGCCGCCGGCGCCCGCCTGGAAGGAGAAGCCGTCGCGCATGATGCCGGCGGCGCGCAGGAACTCGGCCA
This portion of the Terriglobales bacterium genome encodes:
- a CDS encoding citrate lyase subunit alpha, translated to RDGMVISNHHHLRNGDVIAVQILETAARMGVRDLMWFPSASFPSQASVIELMERGVVHHIEGSMNGPLGDYCTQGRMRGMGVLRSHGGRWQAIQDGEVHIDIAVIAAPAADAFGNANGAFGKSACGSLGFALADSMYADKVIVVTDNLVPFPCVPAQIQGNHVDYVVEVDSIGDPSKIVSGTTQITRSPDRLRIARLVAEFLRAAGIMRDGFSFQAGAGGIALAFVQYLRDMMKEAGVRARFVRGGSTQFLVDLLKDGLTDYILDGQTFDLAGVRSIASDPRHIPTSPFTSYNFHGKGFYGQFVDAVVLGATEVDVHFNGNVVTHSDGRLLHGIGGWQNCLFSGCTILAVPSFRDRIPVIVDKVTTLTGPGELIDVVVTERGIAINPRRQDLIDATRGSRLPIRPIQDIQKEVEKICGGKPQKPKLGDRPVAVVKWVDGSVLDTVWQVIGPVSSAPSTSAE